The Lysobacter gummosus genome includes a region encoding these proteins:
- a CDS encoding peptidoglycan-binding domain-containing protein, which produces MGRFTITESVDRNHGVEHVHSFEDLEKHHPSAGREPGRQYATVNGEFEEVRNLADGRTFVKKDFILSQDTAGPVNVPAPVSGYAHRLNDAYNTVQIFDRPFNEPGAVRLGQVLHMARGTTLAEGTRVEYGEPLGRMGDTGTPGSVHAHVEVEVGQFQSYIRDIDNGTIQPGVISPMRDGVLRRGEQGAEVQRLQEALNRNGAQLPTNGVYGPQTEAAVADYQRRHNLGSVDGIAGPRTLGALGIAVAAPAATAPNAQAPAPAPVAPTPAAPPSAPSPVPAPAAPAQAQAQAPAPAQAPAPAPTQPFRDSPLSALISSGEGGYGSFNRGRAGDANGAEIDFSAMTVGEVMRRQRLHETNPGHADELFAVGKYQMVPATMREAVAKLGIDENAPFTPQLQERMFNDYLVDEKRPEVRAYITGAGGDPQLRSAQLALSQEFASVADPNTNRSYYDGDVGGNSASITAAQSAAALQQMRERYQQNVQGGMSPNEAYREVTTGDRNSTFPSVLGGSLREGRGAPDDVRELQTALNRTGANLPVTGTFDRPTTDALKAFQRANHLDDDGIAGTNTLKALGIGQPGQTRAAPEQAPVPPQPAAAPAVPAPAAPAPAVAVPAAEAPARAPAAHASPLISDPAHPDNAMYRQALSGVEKLGPQSGLNTPEKQERAAATMVYEARVSGLNRIDHVVQSPDGSRLFAVQGGLQDPAHRRVVTDTAQAASQPVEQSTRALGQDVPAAAALQHEAQQAQARAMSH; this is translated from the coding sequence ATGGGCAGATTCACCATCACCGAGAGCGTGGACCGCAACCACGGCGTTGAGCACGTCCACAGCTTCGAAGACCTGGAAAAGCATCATCCCAGCGCCGGTCGCGAACCCGGTCGTCAGTACGCGACGGTCAACGGCGAGTTCGAAGAGGTGCGCAATCTGGCGGACGGGCGCACCTTCGTAAAGAAGGATTTCATCCTCTCGCAGGACACCGCCGGGCCGGTCAACGTTCCGGCGCCGGTTTCCGGATACGCGCATCGTCTCAACGATGCTTACAACACCGTGCAGATCTTCGACCGCCCGTTCAACGAGCCCGGCGCCGTGCGTCTGGGCCAGGTGCTGCACATGGCCCGCGGAACCACGCTGGCCGAGGGCACGCGCGTCGAATACGGCGAGCCGCTCGGACGCATGGGCGACACCGGCACGCCGGGGTCGGTGCATGCGCACGTCGAAGTCGAGGTCGGGCAGTTCCAGAGCTACATCCGCGATATCGACAACGGCACGATCCAGCCCGGCGTGATCTCGCCGATGCGCGACGGCGTTCTGCGCCGCGGCGAGCAGGGCGCGGAAGTGCAGCGGCTGCAGGAGGCGCTGAACCGCAACGGCGCGCAACTGCCGACCAACGGCGTCTATGGGCCGCAGACCGAGGCGGCGGTGGCCGATTATCAGCGCCGGCACAATCTCGGGTCGGTGGACGGCATCGCCGGTCCGCGCACATTGGGCGCGCTGGGAATCGCTGTGGCGGCGCCGGCCGCGACAGCGCCGAATGCACAGGCGCCCGCACCGGCTCCGGTGGCACCGACGCCGGCCGCTCCTCCTTCCGCGCCTTCGCCGGTGCCTGCGCCCGCGGCACCCGCACAAGCACAAGCACAAGCGCCTGCGCCTGCGCAGGCTCCAGCTCCCGCACCCACACAACCTTTCCGCGACAGTCCCCTTAGCGCGCTGATCTCCAGCGGCGAAGGCGGGTACGGCTCGTTCAACCGCGGTCGCGCCGGCGATGCCAACGGTGCGGAGATCGACTTTTCGGCCATGACGGTAGGCGAAGTCATGCGCCGTCAGCGTCTGCACGAAACCAATCCGGGCCATGCCGATGAGTTGTTCGCCGTCGGCAAATACCAGATGGTTCCCGCGACGATGCGCGAAGCGGTCGCCAAGCTCGGCATCGACGAGAACGCGCCGTTCACGCCGCAGTTGCAAGAGCGCATGTTCAACGATTATCTGGTCGATGAAAAACGTCCCGAGGTGCGGGCGTACATCACCGGGGCCGGTGGAGACCCGCAACTGCGCAGCGCGCAGTTGGCGCTGTCGCAGGAGTTCGCCAGCGTCGCCGATCCCAACACCAACCGCAGTTATTACGACGGCGACGTGGGCGGCAACAGCGCCTCGATCACCGCCGCGCAATCGGCGGCGGCGCTGCAGCAGATGCGCGAGCGTTATCAGCAGAACGTCCAGGGCGGCATGTCGCCCAACGAGGCCTATCGCGAAGTCACCACCGGCGACCGCAACAGCACGTTTCCGTCCGTGCTCGGCGGCTCGCTGCGTGAAGGCCGCGGCGCGCCGGACGACGTGCGTGAGTTGCAGACCGCGCTCAATCGCACCGGCGCCAACCTGCCGGTGACCGGCACTTTCGATCGCCCGACCACCGATGCGCTGAAGGCTTTCCAGCGCGCCAATCATCTCGATGACGACGGCATCGCCGGCACCAATACCCTCAAGGCATTAGGGATCGGTCAGCCGGGCCAGACTCGGGCGGCTCCGGAGCAAGCACCGGTTCCGCCGCAGCCTGCTGCCGCTCCGGCCGTGCCCGCACCAGCGGCTCCGGCTCCGGCCGTTGCGGTGCCCGCCGCCGAGGCTCCGGCCCGCGCGCCGGCCGCGCACGCGTCGCCGCTGATCTCCGATCCGGCCCATCCCGACAACGCGATGTACCGTCAGGCGCTCAGCGGCGTGGAGAAACTGGGCCCGCAATCGGGGCTGAACACACCCGAGAAGCAGGAACGCGCCGCGGCCACGATGGTGTACGAAGCGCGTGTCAGCGGCCTGAACCGGATCGACCACGTCGTGCAGAGTCCCGATGGCAGCCGCTTGTTCGCGGTCCAGGGCGGACTGCAGGACCCCGCGCATCGCCGCGTGGTCACCGACACCGCGCAAGCCGCGTCGCAACCGGTCGAGCAAAGCACGCGCGCGCTCGGTCAGGACGTTCCCGCCGCGGCCGCGCTTCAACACGAAGCGCAACAGGCGCAAGCGCGGGCGATGTCGCACTGA
- a CDS encoding YcxB family protein translates to MDSPEKISFPSSFSYWERVRASALLMLERKASYVFIAFWPLAAFGLAALSLSKGRPFDAQLCAVVAGCLLFVPAMLLLGAASTHYLYKQSREPFTYVFDDDGIRAVGVSYEYAHKWPVIFKVKRRAGFLMFFFAPGAAHCIPLHSIADADLQASLIAMAAAKGADVSGAVTPA, encoded by the coding sequence ATGGACTCTCCGGAAAAAATCAGTTTCCCGTCGTCGTTCTCGTACTGGGAGCGCGTGCGCGCCAGCGCGCTGCTGATGCTCGAACGCAAGGCGAGCTATGTCTTCATCGCATTCTGGCCGTTGGCCGCCTTCGGCCTGGCGGCGTTGAGCCTGTCCAAGGGCCGGCCGTTCGATGCGCAATTGTGCGCGGTTGTCGCCGGATGCCTTTTGTTCGTGCCGGCGATGCTGCTGCTGGGCGCGGCGTCGACGCACTACCTGTACAAGCAATCGCGCGAACCGTTCACGTATGTCTTCGACGACGACGGAATCCGCGCCGTAGGCGTCAGCTACGAGTACGCGCACAAATGGCCGGTCATCTTCAAGGTGAAGCGCCGCGCCGGATTTCTGATGTTCTTCTTCGCGCCGGGGGCCGCGCATTGCATTCCGTTGCATTCGATCGCCGATGCGGACCTGCAGGCATCGTTGATCGCGATGGCGGCGGCGAAAGGCGCCGATGTGAGCGGGGCAGTGACACCGGCTTGA
- a CDS encoding CPCC family cysteine-rich protein produces MTMVQNLPLRCPCCGGETLDERGQYEICSVCRWEDDGQDDDDADEIRGGPNRDLSLTQARANYLQFGTSGSRAQ; encoded by the coding sequence ATGACGATGGTCCAAAACCTACCCCTGCGTTGCCCCTGTTGCGGTGGCGAAACCCTGGATGAGCGCGGGCAATATGAAATCTGCTCGGTCTGTCGCTGGGAGGACGACGGTCAGGATGACGACGATGCTGACGAAATACGGGGCGGTCCTAACCGCGATTTGAGTCTTACCCAGGCGCGCGCCAATTATCTTCAGTTCGGAACCTCGGGTAGTCGCGCACAATAG
- a CDS encoding S8 family serine peptidase: MRSDSHSAPATSRLFRCLLPCIALAAMPAMTAMAATPPATSAAPQSIAHKPGKTVLGRYDSREFIEVKFAQESQVHLQKSGRLASAKFGPLLALDSLTAGTGPIAAVEPLFRADAATLSALSRNAQKDTAQAQPDLSQWYRMRVRPGQDIARAIDELNAMGIVEVAYPAPLPVRAPASPAYHDYQYYKLPAANSGIDIEYARTVAGGNGVGVRVLDIEYSWNTNHEDLSKLRAAGAAINNGTPSDPFSDNNHGTAVMGQLIADDNGIGVTGLVTGATAHFTNAMNTQRGYDPANAVLTAANALRAGDVILIEQQTGGPSNCNGYVPVEWVPSIYDAIVVAVNKGIHVVQAGGNGNQNLDNTACFGAPFPRGRADSGAIIVGAGGPRSTTWCSDSVAERAKQPFSTYGNRVNVQAWGRCVTTSGYGNLYNGGANAFYTKTFSGTSSASPIVASAVVALSGIARQRGITLTPRQMRDLLVNTGTPQTGTGGKIGPLPNLRAAIAQLNAGL, translated from the coding sequence ATGCGCTCTGACTCCCACTCCGCACCCGCCACTTCGCGTCTGTTCCGTTGCCTGCTGCCCTGCATCGCGTTGGCGGCGATGCCCGCCATGACCGCGATGGCCGCGACACCGCCGGCCACGTCCGCCGCACCGCAGTCGATCGCGCACAAGCCGGGCAAGACCGTGCTCGGCCGCTACGACTCGCGTGAATTCATCGAGGTCAAATTCGCCCAGGAAAGCCAGGTGCACTTACAAAAAAGCGGACGCCTGGCTTCGGCCAAGTTCGGCCCGCTGCTGGCACTGGACAGCCTGACCGCCGGCACCGGGCCGATCGCTGCGGTGGAGCCCTTGTTCCGCGCCGATGCGGCCACCTTGTCGGCGCTGTCGCGCAACGCGCAGAAGGACACCGCGCAGGCGCAGCCCGATCTGAGCCAGTGGTACCGCATGCGCGTGCGCCCGGGCCAGGACATCGCCCGCGCGATCGACGAACTCAACGCCATGGGCATCGTCGAGGTCGCCTATCCGGCGCCGCTGCCGGTGCGCGCGCCCGCGTCGCCGGCGTATCACGACTATCAGTACTACAAGCTGCCCGCGGCCAACAGCGGCATCGACATCGAATACGCCCGCACCGTCGCCGGCGGCAACGGCGTCGGGGTGCGCGTGCTCGACATCGAGTACAGCTGGAACACCAATCACGAAGACCTGTCGAAGCTGCGCGCGGCCGGCGCGGCGATCAACAACGGCACGCCGAGCGATCCGTTCTCCGACAACAATCACGGCACCGCGGTGATGGGGCAATTGATCGCCGACGACAACGGCATCGGCGTCACCGGATTGGTCACCGGCGCCACCGCGCACTTCACCAATGCCATGAACACCCAGCGCGGCTACGACCCGGCCAACGCCGTGCTGACCGCCGCCAACGCGTTGCGCGCCGGCGATGTGATCCTGATCGAACAGCAGACCGGCGGCCCGAGCAATTGCAACGGCTACGTGCCGGTGGAATGGGTGCCGTCGATCTACGACGCCATTGTCGTGGCGGTCAACAAAGGCATCCACGTCGTCCAGGCCGGCGGCAACGGCAATCAGAACCTCGACAACACCGCCTGCTTCGGCGCGCCGTTCCCGCGCGGACGCGCGGATTCCGGCGCGATCATCGTCGGCGCCGGCGGCCCGCGTTCGACCACCTGGTGCAGCGACAGTGTCGCCGAACGCGCCAAGCAACCGTTCTCCACCTACGGCAACCGCGTGAACGTGCAGGCCTGGGGCCGCTGCGTCACTACCAGCGGCTACGGCAACCTCTACAACGGCGGCGCCAACGCGTTCTACACCAAGACCTTCTCCGGCACGTCCAGCGCTTCGCCCATCGTCGCCTCGGCGGTGGTGGCCTTGTCGGGCATCGCCAGGCAACGCGGCA